TTCAAGGTCAGATCGTAAGGTCTGACCTTTTTTTATGCCCTTTTCCGCGTGGGGTAATTGCTCGCCTTGCGCCCAGGCTTGTCCCTTTCCCTATGCCTTCCTGTGCCTTATTCTTCCGTGTGGCGCGGGGTGTTCTGTTGGGATGCCTGGCACAGCCCTCCCATTGCGAAGGAGCCCCCGTTTGAGCGTGGTGTCTTTTTCGGATCTTCCGGGCGCTTGGGCTTCTGCTGCCCGCCCTTCCTGGTATGGCTGGCCGACGACGGAACCGGCTGACGGAAAAACGGGGGCTTCGGTGGCCGGGAACTTTTGAACCCTCGAATCCTCGAATCCGGGCACAATATGCAGGTGGTCATAGTTGCTTCTTGTCAGGGAGCGGACTCGATGCGGGGCTTCTTGTATCCTGTCCCCGCATTGCTGCTGCAGGAAAAACAAACTACGCTTAGCGGGGCGGCAACTGCGTCCGCAAAAAAAATCGGGAAGATCCGAAGACCTTCCCGAAAGGGCGACACGGCCGATCCGGGTACGAGGCGCGTTGTACCTGCGGATGCTGCCTTTTGCCCTTTGTTGTTCGAGGCGTTTTAATTCGGGATATTGTCAATCGCGGGGCTCTCCTTTTGCCGCCTTTTCAATTTGCATTTCCCCTGTCCAACCAGTCTTACCGGATTGGCCGACTATATCGAATTATAAGCCCCAGTATTCCGCCAACTCCCCTGGCGGATACTTTGGTATAAGCATGTTTTGGATGTATATGATATGAAATTTATTCATACACTCGGTTATTCATGCCAGTCGGTATAAAGTCCGCACCGTTTGCAGTGAAGCCGGTAAGTCCGGCGGTTTACCGCGCGGCCGCGAAGGGTCGCGTGGCGGCAACCCGGGCAGCGTAAGGTGTAGAGCAGACGTTCGTAGTGCCGGAAAAGAAAAAAGTTTATGCAGCTCAGGGCGATTGCCGCAAATCCGGTACCCGAATTTTCACCCGTGATTACCGGCAGCAGGCAACTTGCCAGGGTCAGGAAAAGAACGGTCAGCCCGAGCGTATGGATCGTTTGGTTGCGCAGGTGCCTCAGACGCCAGAGCGGCAGCGTGATGCACATGCCCGTTACGGCAGGTACGCAACTGATGCCGATCAGCAGGAGATAGTTGTTCATAACAATTATCAGGATGCCTGTCCCTCGGCATATTTAAGTGGGAGTTGTGGGGTGTGGAGATATAAAAAACGTGGGACAAAACTCTGATTTGCTCTCTGAGGCTCTGGAATAACCTGTGCAACCAAATACAGAATGAAGCCCACGTTGGAAACGTGAGCGTCAAACTTCATTCCTCGGTTGCTCTTAAAATTTTCCAGATTTTCAGAAAGCAAGGTACAAAGCTAACGCTTTTTATATGTATTTGCCGGCGCTTTTAGTGCGTGGACGGCATGAACAGTTCTTGTGGAAGGGTTAAAATACGCGCGTTAATTTCTCATAGGCTTTGGAATTTGGGATTGCACATACAAATATACGAAAAACATTTTCGAAGTTCCGGGGATAAAAAACAGAGGTATAAAAAAGTGTAAAGCAAAAGATAATCAAATAATTATACACTTTTCTTCAGTACCTTTGTTTTAGAAAAAAAGTAGAATAAGGTAATGTTAAACGAGGTTTCGGTTTCCAAATCGTTACCTCGTTTCTTTTGCTCTATTATTCATAGAAACGTGATTTTCAGTTTCTTGCATCTCTATTCATCTTGACATACGACTCTGCTGAAATTATTTTTGCAACCCTAAAAAGCAGAGTTTATGCGTAGCACGTTCAAGGTTCTGTTCTACCTTAAAAGGAACAAAGACAAAGATCAGAAAGTCGTCCCTGTCATGGGTCGCATCACGGTCAACGGCAGCATCGCGCAGTTCAGCGCGAAGCTCTCCGTCCCGGAAACGCTTTGGGAGGTCAGCGGTGGCCGCGCCAAAGGCCGTAGTCTCGAAGCGGATCGCATCAACCGTCATCTGGACAACATCCGCACCCAGATCGGCAAACACTATCAAGCAATTTGTGACCGGGAGTCATACGTTACGGCCGAAAAGGTCAAGAATGCCTATCTCGGCTTCGGCGAGAAATACCGGCTGCTTCTCGAAGCGTTCGAGAAATTCACCGGCGACCTCAAGAAACGTGTCGGCATCGACCGCTGCCACGGTACATGGAACCGCTACTATAAATCCATCGACCATCTGCGGACTTTCATGCGTAAGGAGTATAACGTGAGCGATATGCCCTTGGCAGAATTGGAACAGTCGTTCATCGAGCAATACCACGTCTACCTTAAATCCGATCTGGGGCTCAAGCCTACGACCGTCAGCGGTTATCTCAAATGCCTGAAATACGTTGTCAAAATCGCGTTCAACAACGGCTGGATGCCTCGCAACCCCTTTTCCCTCTATCAATATACGGCTCCGAATCCGGAACGTAGTTTTTTAACGGAAGATGAACTCCGGCGTATGATGACTACCGAGCTGCGGTATAAGCGTCAGGACTATAACCGCGATATGTTCCTGTTCTCCTGCTTCACGGGCATCTGCTATGCGGATATGGCCTCGCTGACCTATGACCGGATAGAGCAGGATGCGCAGGGCGAGTGGTGGATCAGCGGGAACCGCCAGAAGACCGAAACCAGATACGTTGTCAAACTTCTGCCGTATGCGTTGTTCATCCTGAACAAGTACCGGGGCCTGACCGGCGACGGACGTGTTTTTGCCATGTCTACACTCGATTCGATCGACGACAGCCTGAAAAACATCGCCCGGAAGTGCGGCATCGACAAACAACTCTCGTTCCATCTGGCAAGGCACACGTACGCCACGACGATCTGCCTGTCGAACGGCGTGAGTCTGGAGACGCTTTCGAAGATGCTGGGACATAAAAATATCACCACCACTCAAATCTATGCGAAAGTCACCCCGCCGATGATCGACCGTGAGGTTACCATGCTCCGGGAGAAACTGGCAACGAAATTCTCCGTGTAGACACTTTGCGATAAAGTATATAAATATATTATGTATTTACATACTTGTATAAACTCATCATTCGGTCATTGCATCTTTGCGGCGAAAACCTACTGCAACCCGATTATGGAACGACTCGATGAGATTTTGGAAATCGTCCGAGAGATCCGCGAGGATGTCTCCTTTATGAAACGCCACCGTAATATGCTTTGCGGGATGCCTATTCTGGAAGTCGACGAAGTATGCGACCTTTTGAAGATGAGCGATCGTCAACTGCGCCGTTATCGCACTTCGGGTCAGCTTGTCGGTTTCCATTTCGGTCGTCGTCTAATGTTTTCGACGGCTGAAATCAACCGCTTCATAGAGCGTGTTGAAATGGAACATAAGCAGAAAAAGTCTTTGAGAAAAGCTATCCATAATCTTTAACACATAATACTATGTCTGAAACAACAGAAAGATCTTATTATCTGGTGGAGTCCATGTATTTCGAGAAACTGCTCCGCACGCATTTCATGCTGACACAATCCACGCTGCTCTTCGAACACCTGTTGAGCCACAGTGACCGCCCGATGTTCCTCTCGGCCCGCAAGGTCTGCGAGGTGCTGGGTATGGATTGCCACCAACTCGAACAATGCCGTAAAAAGCGGATGATCCGCGCCCGTGCCGTCAACGGACAGATGTTCTACGATGCCTACGAGCTGATCGCGCTTACGGAACACTTCTACCGCCGGAAGTTGCGGAAGACCCTCTCCCGGATACCGCAGTTCGAGGTGCGCTGATCCGTTCGTGCTGAAAGGGACTGACTGCATCCGCAGCAGTCTCTTTTTGTTTTGAGACAGCGCGAATAATAATTAAAAATCCCTTTGTGAACGCCGGCCTCGGGGCAAGATAGCGCCGGACACGTTCCGGCGTCAAATTTTTGCGGCACGATCTCCACCCTTCGGGTCGTATCGCCCCTCAAAAATTTGCCTTGTCCGTGCCGTCGCTGAATATCCCGCCCCGAAGCCGGCTTCTCACTTTTCATAACGGGTATCTGCCGGCCTTATGTCAAACTAAAATCCATTTCGAATATGAAGAATCAGAAATTCGAGATTGCGGTGGCGGGTTACGACTACCGTTTCAAGACCTACGCCCGGGACGGCGTGGAGGCATCGGTAAAGGTGAAATGTTTCCTCGGACGACCCGATGCCGAGTGTACGATCCTTATTCCGACGTTGAACGACGACCTGCGGGAAACTGAATCCTGCCGCAGGCAGGCGGCCCGGCGATGAGAAAGTGGATCGATCAGTCGACCTTCGACGAGCTGCTGCTCGCCAATGCCGAGGATAACGTAGAGCGGGCTATTCAAAGCGCATCGGCCGTATTGGAAACAGTGCAGGAGTTCGTTCCGGAGGCAGCCTTGTTCTACCGTGTTACACATGCCGAGGACAGCCTGAAAAACTATTTCGAGGAGGCGTGCACCGGTTTCCGAAGAAACGGCATCCTGTTTCTCGTCCGCCAATATTTCTATCCAAAACCCTATTACGACCTCCGATTCGATTGGTCGTTCTTCCGATATGCGGACAACTACTCCTACGGCAAGGCTTTCGACAAACAAACCGCTCCGAACCGTATCGGGGTCTTCACCAAAAAGAAGATCGACGACTGGGTGGAATACCTCACGCAGGGTTTCCGGAATCTCGAACGGATCGATGCGGAGAACGAACGCAAAATGACCGGGTACCGCAACCGGTTGGAGGCTCTGTCCGATGTGGTTTGGGTTCATGACAAAAGTCACGGCCAGATCATTCGTAACGGCCTGACCTATACTTTCGATATCCGGCAGACGGATTACAGCGAAAAGATCTCTTTGGACTATCGGTGCCGCACGCTCGACGATTTCCTTGCACTCTCCGACAATAAATTCACACCTAAACCTTAAACGACTATGGAACGAAACATTATTATCGAAAATATCTGCACTGCGTGCCGCTGCGGCGAACGTCGCGCCGAGGAATATTTGACCGCGGAACTTCGCAACCTGCGGGAACTGCGGGATGCCGGGGCTCTGTGCTACGGCGATCTTGAAACGGCCTGTTCTGGGCTGGGACTGGACTTCGATTATACGGACTATTTCTGTCAGGCCTTGTCACTGAACTAACTCCGATTTACGATGAACAATCTTTGTTTCAACCGTTTCACACTGCGGACGGACGATGCGAAAACCCGCCGCAAAATCCTTCGCTGGCTGGCGCTCAATTACCGCTTGTACGAATACCTCCCCTCGGAGGCAGAGATCCGCGGACGGTTCATCTCGCGCAAACCCTTTCCCGCCGAGGCGTTCCGGCGTCAGATCGGGAAACTGCACGGCGACAGGACTCTGTTCCTGCGGATTGTCTCTACGGACTTATACTCGCTCTATGTGGAAGGTAACGTCTACCTGCTCGGAGCGTGGTACCGAATCTTTCTTTAATAACCTGCCGCCTGCTCCGCAACGAGCGGGCGGCGTCATTTCCATATCATGGCATACGAATCATCCATTCCTTTCGCGGATATCAGGGATTTCCGCGACGCTGAGATCAACGGCATCCCGGCTCTTTTCACCATATCTCGGCTCGATTCCGAAACCCTTCCCGCCGATTTTCACTCGTGCGAGGTTATGGGCGGCCGTGGCAGCGATTTTCAGTGGCTCGTTCCGCTGGCTTTGGCAAACTTCACCGGAACGTTCGTCTCCCGGCAGCCCCTGCTCCGGGAAGGACAGGCGTCCGCTGAAATACGCCGGTACGGCATCTATGACGCGACGACAGTCGACGAATGGTCTGAAAACAATAACTCTTAAACATTATGCGACGAAAATTCAAACTGAAGGTCTGTTATACCTTCCACGGGGCTTTTACCCTGCGTGCGGCTTCCGGCAAGGAAGCCGCACGTCTTGTTTCCGAACAATGCGGAACGGTTCTGAGTGCGATTCAAACGACTCTCGGCGAAGAATCCGAGGTAGACTGGCATTTCGACAAACATCCCCGGCTTGCAGTTCGGGAAGTAATCGCTCTTCCGGAGACCCTCGACGGGGAGAAGCTGCCGCGCGTGCAGGTCTTTCACCCCGGGCAGCGTGTCTTCCGGAGCGATCCCGACTATGAAATGTCCGGTTGTTGTGTCGTCTGTTCGGGTAATGACGACGTGGAGGAACCCTCTGACGATGACATCATCCGGATTTGTTCTTCGGCTTCGGAAGCCGAAGTTTTTCCGTGCGAACTACGTCCCGTATTCAAAAAACGTTAAAGACACATTCAAATGAAGATGCAGGAATCCGATTTCCGGCGTGCGCTGGAAATCATCACCCGGAACAACCGGATCACGGTGTCGTTCAACACACCGATCGCCGACAACTACTCCCAAGTCTATCCGCTTCTTATCCATGAGAGCAACGCTTCGGTACTGAAACAGCTCCATGAGGCGGGCTTCTCGATGAGCATGACGAAAAAAGGACTGGAAGTGTCGAAGTATTAACCTCAAATAATCGCGCAATGAAACGCTATGAATTTTATCGGAATCAAAAAATTACTGTCATAGATTGCCGGTATTTCAGTTTTGAAGCCGAGAATCTCGAAACGGCAGTCCAGAAGATCAAGGAGCTGTGTGCAGACGGTCAACTCGACGAACTGTCAAACGATCCGACCTATCAGGAAGATGTTGCTTATCAAATTCCCGGAACGGAATATCCACTGGATATAGAAAACAATAATGGAGATCCTACGGTTATGATTTACTCGGCCGCAGACGGAAACTGCATCATGGACAACCTTCCGAAGAGAAGTATCAAATGCTTGTCGATGCCTGCGAGGCGTGGTGGAACAGACAATTCGCAGAGGAGCAAATCCGAATCCGGAAAGAGTCTGCCCAATGAATACCCGGAACAAACCCGATCTGCATTGCGGACACCGACCTGATGTCCGCAGAAATACAATAACTCAAACCAAGAACATTTTAATGAACGAAACCATGAATTTACACGAATATTACCGTAACCATAAGGACGCGATCAACGCGTCGATTATGGATATTGCCTGCGATCTGGCCGTCGGACGGCTGCTGAACGCACACGGTGCACCTTTCGAAACATTCGTCGAAGCCGATGACCCCGACGATCCCGACGGCGGAACCCATTACAAGGAGGAATATCAAAAGGAATACGATACGTATTACGATAAGGAGTACGCCCGTGTCGCAAAGCTGATGAAATTCGACTATTGCCAAGAGGACGGAGTCGCGGCTTCGCCTGAAGATACGAACACCTAAACCATATACTTATATGATCGATATTCCTTTGTCCCTGCGCGTTCCGCCGCAGGGACGCTATAACCGCGGTATTTATACCTGTTATGAATGTGGTTTCGAACCGCCGCACTATAACGTAGTGCCCTGTATGCTGGGCCTTGCCGAGACCTCTGCCGGTACGATGGTCGTCTGGGAATGTCCCCGATGCGGTCAGAAATGGATGTTTCATTATCGGGCCCAAAATTCCCGTGAGGCTCACGATTACGCAGCCCAACTTCTCGCTTACCGCAATGGCGATCCCGATTGGCGTATGACGCTGAATCCCGACTGGATTGCGGCGCAGCGGCAGAAGAGTAACCCTAAAACCTGATCCAATGAAAATCTTTGAAAGAATCACAAAACGCTATGCGCTTCAGAATTACTATCTGCGGCGCAATTTCTACTGGCCGGATACGCTGCCGGAGATTCTCGATTATTGGCAGCAGCACAATGACCTGCCATTCCTCTACGGCGTCGATAACTGGCCCTATGACGTAATGTGCGAAAGGCAGCGCCGCAAGGGCGTCTATGCTTCGCAATACCTGATCCCCGACCGTACGGCGCGCCAGATGGCGGCACTGGCCGTGCGATATTTCGACAATGACAGCCGTGTCGTGGGCGCCGCGAACCTGAACCTGCTGTTGCAGCAGGCATTGAATCCTTCGGGGCCGAGCCTCGGCCGCGGAGGCTACACCTACCGACAGGGCGACCGCGTGATGCAGTTGCGCAACAACTATGCTAAGGAGGTGTTCAACGGCGATCTGGGTTATATCCGTGAGGTGGATACGGAGGACAGGATGCTGACGGTGGATTTCGACGGCAAGAAGGTCGAGTACGATGTCACGGAACTCGACGAACTGACGCTGGCCTACGCCACGACGATCCACAAGGCCCAAGGGTCGGAATATCCGATCGTGGTCATGCCGGTGCTGATGACCCATTATGTGATGCTCCAGCGCAACCTGATCTATACGGGTATCACCCGAACCAAAAAGATCTGCGTGCTGATCGGTGCTGCGAAAGCCTTGGCTTATGCCGTCCGCAACGTGTCCGTGCTGAAACGCAATACGAGCCTTCGGGAGCGGTTGAATCCCTCCCTGACGACCGACGGGAAACTCCGGGGCTGAATCTTCGACAGGGCTGCCGTCATTTCCTCCGCCGGTAAGGCCGAAACCGCCGGGACAAAAAAGGGTGTCCTTCGAAAGAACACCCTGCGTCATGCGATGAAAACGAGCTATTTGGCAGCTGCCGCAAGCGACGTTTTCCGGAATTCCTTGAGTTTCTTCTCAAGCTCCAGCGACACCTTACGGGCGCGCAGTCCCGCAGCTTTGTTGTTTTTTCCCGCCTGAAGCTCTGCGTCGGTCTTGAATGCCGCATACAGCTCGTCGATAGTCTTTACCAGTTCATTCATGGTCGTATGGAATTTAGTAGTTTAACACGATCCAAAAATAGATATTTTTTCACAAAAACAGCTTTGTGATGCTATTTTTTTCGGCCGGTTCCCTCGGTGCACGGCATTCCATTCCCGAAAGAATTTTTCTGCGAGGCTCCTTCGGGTTCTGCATGCCGGGTTCATATGCGGTATATGTCCGTGCTGCCGGCTTACAACTCCAGATTCCACTGCCGTCTGTGCTCCAAGAACGCTTCCCGGGTTCTGTCGTCGAATTCCGAGAGATCCTTCTCCGTAAGGATTCCGTTATAGAAAAGGCTGAATACCGTCAAAGCATAGCGGGAGCCGTTCAGACCGTCATACTGACGACTTATATCTTTGTCGAATGTCTGTATGCTCTTATATATTTCCAAATATTTCTCATGGCAGGACTGCGCTTTTTCATCCTGCAGGAGTCGTTTGAGTTTCGCCAGAAAGGTACAGCATTCACGCTCCAAGGCCCGGCTTATGAGTGTTCGGGCAATTTTCTTTTGGCTTTTATCCAATTCTACCATACAGCTTTCGGAGATTATGTTTTTCAGGACTCCAAAATAATTATTTTCGGTCTATTAAAATATACAAACCGAATATCGGCCCGCGGGAAAAATTGCTAAAACGGGCGGCGATATAAGAAACGCAAATTCTCGAGGATGAACCGCCGGAAGCTGAAAAACCGGGGCACGGCTTGCTGCTTTCGAAAAGAATCCGTATTTTTATCCTGTGCAAAATACCGCAAGCACAATTTTGTCAGCTCCGGATACTGTTGGGAAACGGTGTCCGGAGTGTTTATACCGTCATATGGGAATACCGAAAACTCCCTCCAAAGACACTTTTCATCTACCCGTACAGGCCGTTGTGTGAGATCACGACAGCTCTCTTCAAAACATAAAAAATTCCGTCGTGAACAACGGAACGCGTCAGCATATCGGTACATCGTAAATCTCCATCTTTAGGATTCTCCGAAAGAACAGAGCCGTCCGGAGCGATATTTATCGTATATGCATCGGGGCGACACGTATAAAAAACGAATTTCGAGCGCGAGACAGCCGGGCATTTTATTCCCCCGAAAACAGGACATACAACTTTCCCGTTTTCCGGACATTCCATGTTTTTACCCGGCCTTTGCGAGTCTTCTTGCCATATGGCTAAATAATGAGCCGGTGCAGGCGATAGACGTAATAGTCTACGGCATGTAGGCCGGCCACGAAACCTTTTCCGTGTACCCTTGCTGCGAGTCCTGCGACGCCCGAAATCCCGTATGTGACGCAACACATTGATAAAACCGTGGCACGCAAGCGCCCATGGGCTCCGTGCCGGAACATGGATACGGTCGAGCGTGTCTTTTTGGCCTCCGGCAAGACACTGGTGAAACTTAAATCGGAATAGATATATTCACATTGCCATTGCCTGGCAAGTAAATTCTCCTCCCCACGGTTTAGGAATGTTTCATCCATGAATTTCCGAGAGGTGCCCGGCATATTCTCCGACTCCTTGCAGAGCAGGCAGGCCATGAAAACCGTTAGCAGTATGAATACCGATTTACGCATTCCGATAAACTGAATCTATTACAAAATTAACAGTTCGTATGGAACCGGCAAATTTTCCGGAGATATATACCGGAAACGGAGATGAATCCGACCGAATGCAGGATATTGCCGGATGCTTCGATCCGATTATACCCAGAAATGACGGGTTTCAATATGACATCGAAGCTGCTGCTTCCGATGTTTGTCACGGCAAAGATAAATGGAAATTACCTATCCTGCCGGTTGCCCCGGGAAAGATAATCCCGGGCCGGTCGGCCGGGCCTCCCTCTCCGGCTCCGGGGCGGAAAAATCATCCTCGCCGGGGCTGCGGTATTTTTCCGTCCCTGCGCCTGCGCCGCGGGCTTATGACTCTTCCCGAGGCAACCGATCCGTTCGGGATATAAAGCCTCATAACATATTATTCATTGCTTGCGCGATAAAAACAATAAAATTCGTGCGAGCAGAAAACACGTGAGACACACGGTAAAAACTGTTACATGTTATGCAGACTGCGAAAGCAAATTCGAAATCGAAGCAGAGCGGTAAGACCGCAGTTCGGACGCCGGCCGTTTCCGAGGCCGTTGCGGCGCAAGCGCAAGACCCGGTTGCAGCCGGGAGTCCCGACATGAAACCCGCCGAACCGCAGGCAACGGATATCGGAGCTGTGAATCCTGTCGCAGAAACCAGTCCTGCCGAACAACCGGCAGTCCATCCCGAGACGGATGTCCGGCTGCTGGATCTGAACAAGATCGTCAATTCGACCTACAATCCCCGCAAGAACTTCCGTGAGGATACGCTGCTGGAACTTGCCGAGAGCATCAAACAGTCGGGCGTACTGCAGCCTATCTGCGTGCGTCCGAAGGACGAGGGCTTCGAGATCGTCTACGGCGAGCGCCGCTACTGGGCCGCGGCCATGGCGAATCTGAAATTCATCCCGGCCTTGGTACGGGATTTGTCGGACGCCGAGGCCGAGGATGCCGCCATCACGGAGAACCTGCAGCGCGAGGACGTGCGGCCGCGCGAGGAGGCCGCCGCCTACAAGCGGGCCCTGCAGTCGGGACGGCATACGATCGAGAGCCTCGTGGGCAAGTTCGGCAAGTCGGAAGCCTACATCCGCTCGCGACTGAAACTCTGCGAGCTGATCGATGCCCTGGCCGGGATGCTCGACAAGGAGGAGATTTCGGTGGGCGTCGCTACGGAGATCGCCAAATATCCGGCCGACATCCAGCAGGAGGTCTACGACGATCATTTCGCCGAGGGGTGCTACAACTCGTGGAAGACGGCGCGGATCAAGGAGATCGCCCGGCGTCTCTACGAGCGTTACATGACCAAGCTGGAAAGCTATAACTTCGATAAGACGGAGTGCCTTTCCTGCCAGCACAACACGGCCAATCAGGTGCTGTTCAAGGACGAATGTGCAGACGGCTGCGCAGGCTGCCAGAACCGCGAGTGCATGCTCCGCAAGAATGACGAGTACCTCGTACTGAAGGCCGTGAAACTCCTCAAGGACGATCCGCGTACGACGCTGGCGACGAACGGCGCGACGCCCGTCGCGGTGCTCGAAGCGCTCGAACAGGAGGGCTATCACGTCGAAGAGCTGGAATACAGCGTTTATCACTACGACAAAGGCCCTCAGATGCCCGACGCTCCGCAGGCCGAAGAGTTCGAATCGGAAGAGGAGTTCTCCGAGGCTCAGGAAGAGTACGAAGCCGAAATGGCGGCGTTTGCCGAAGAAACTCAGCGGTTGGAGTTCGACATCTCGGAAGGACGGGTGCGCAAATACGCCATCATCGGCAACCTCGATATCGAGTTCCGCTACGAAGAGATCGAGGACGAAGAGCGGGAAGTGACAATAAACGAGGGACAGTCCAATGAACGCAAAGTTTTTGTCTCCGTCGTCCCGCCATCGCCGCTGGAGGGACTGCTCCAACAGGAGCGTCGCTACCGGGAAATCTGCTACGAACATATCACGACCGATATGAAGCGTGTCTTCCTCGATGTGAAGGTTGCTAACAAGCCCTTGCAGAAAGAGGAGCAGCAGATGTTCTACTACGCCGTGATGCAGCGCGTAATGAGCGATTCGAAACTCCGTCAGTGCGGTTTCCGGCCCAAGGAGGGCTCTTACCTGACCGACGAGGAGCAGTTCGCCGCTGCGGGACGCATTACGGCCAAGCAGCAGGCGGCGCTGATCCGTGCGTTTCTGGTGGACTACTTCCGTTCGGCGGCTCCGGAGTACCGCTGTACGGACGAAACGCTCCTGACGGGAATGATGTGCCGCTTTGCAGATCTGAACTTTGCGGAACAGAGCCAAGCCGTTCAACAACAGTATCTGGAAACATACGAAAAGCGCAAAGCCCGGCTTCAGGAGCAGATTGACGCCTTGCAGGCGAAGGCCGAGGCCGAGGAGATGGCGGTCTCGATGCGGGAGGCTCCGGACTTCGAGCCCGAGGAACTCCCGGATCTGCTGCCGGACGAGATGCCCGACGCAGAGCCGTCGCCGGAGCCGTTGATTATTCCGATGGACCCGGATATCGAACCCGATACCCGGATGCCGGAGGAGATGAAAACGGCGGCATAACGGTAGCGCGAACGAAATGTCCAACCGACGGAGCAGGTCATGCCTGCTCCGTCTTTATATTACTATAACAATGAACAAGAATCTGATTGAAAAGATCGCTCCGCAGTTGACGGAGCTGATGATAAAGAAGATGGAAACGCTTACCGAAACGTGGCGCAAGCCGTGGATCGCCGATCTTGCGCACGGACTCCCGCGCAACCTGCGCGGCACGCCCTACCGGGGCGGGAATATCCTGATGCTGCTGTTCCTCTCGGAGATCGCAGGCTACCGTACGCCGCTCTTTATGACCTTCAAACAAGCCAAGGAAGAGGGGTTGAATATCCTCAAAGGCTCCGGTTCGTTTCCGGTCTTCTTCTGGAAACTCTATATCCGCCACAAAGAGACCCGTAAGAAGATTGAGTTGGCGGAATACTACCGCCTGCCGCAGGAGCAGCGGCGGCAATACGACGTGCTGCCCGTGATGCGCTATTACCCGGTCTTCAACATCGACCAGACGGATATGCAGGAGCGGCATCCGGAGCGATATTCCTCGCTTACGACACCGACCGAACAGAAAGACTACTCGGACGGTCTGACATGCGAGGTGCTCGAT
This Alistipes onderdonkii DNA region includes the following protein-coding sequences:
- a CDS encoding ParB/RepB/Spo0J family partition protein — its product is MQTAKANSKSKQSGKTAVRTPAVSEAVAAQAQDPVAAGSPDMKPAEPQATDIGAVNPVAETSPAEQPAVHPETDVRLLDLNKIVNSTYNPRKNFREDTLLELAESIKQSGVLQPICVRPKDEGFEIVYGERRYWAAAMANLKFIPALVRDLSDAEAEDAAITENLQREDVRPREEAAAYKRALQSGRHTIESLVGKFGKSEAYIRSRLKLCELIDALAGMLDKEEISVGVATEIAKYPADIQQEVYDDHFAEGCYNSWKTARIKEIARRLYERYMTKLESYNFDKTECLSCQHNTANQVLFKDECADGCAGCQNRECMLRKNDEYLVLKAVKLLKDDPRTTLATNGATPVAVLEALEQEGYHVEELEYSVYHYDKGPQMPDAPQAEEFESEEEFSEAQEEYEAEMAAFAEETQRLEFDISEGRVRKYAIIGNLDIEFRYEEIEDEEREVTINEGQSNERKVFVSVVPPSPLEGLLQQERRYREICYEHITTDMKRVFLDVKVANKPLQKEEQQMFYYAVMQRVMSDSKLRQCGFRPKEGSYLTDEEQFAAAGRITAKQQAALIRAFLVDYFRSAAPEYRCTDETLLTGMMCRFADLNFAEQSQAVQQQYLETYEKRKARLQEQIDALQAKAEAEEMAVSMREAPDFEPEELPDLLPDEMPDAEPSPEPLIIPMDPDIEPDTRMPEEMKTAA
- a CDS encoding LPD28 domain-containing protein, which gives rise to MAYESSIPFADIRDFRDAEINGIPALFTISRLDSETLPADFHSCEVMGGRGSDFQWLVPLALANFTGTFVSRQPLLREGQASAEIRRYGIYDATTVDEWSENNNS
- a CDS encoding helix-turn-helix domain-containing protein, whose amino-acid sequence is MERLDEILEIVREIREDVSFMKRHRNMLCGMPILEVDEVCDLLKMSDRQLRRYRTSGQLVGFHFGRRLMFSTAEINRFIERVEMEHKQKKSLRKAIHNL
- a CDS encoding histone H1 is translated as MNELVKTIDELYAAFKTDAELQAGKNNKAAGLRARKVSLELEKKLKEFRKTSLAAAAK
- a CDS encoding ArdC family protein; translated protein: MNKNLIEKIAPQLTELMIKKMETLTETWRKPWIADLAHGLPRNLRGTPYRGGNILMLLFLSEIAGYRTPLFMTFKQAKEEGLNILKGSGSFPVFFWKLYIRHKETRKKIELAEYYRLPQEQRRQYDVLPVMRYYPVFNIDQTDMQERHPERYSSLTTPTEQKDYSDGLTCEVLDRMLAEQSWLCPILLRSGNRASYSPTLDRIVCPEKRQFPESAAFWTTLLHEVTHSTGHAERLNRPFGACYRDADYIREELVAELTAALCGAMLGFATTPREESAAYIKDWLAEFHKEPTYLFDILTDVNRAARMISERLACEQEPETPGAIPAEAA
- a CDS encoding site-specific integrase is translated as MRSTFKVLFYLKRNKDKDQKVVPVMGRITVNGSIAQFSAKLSVPETLWEVSGGRAKGRSLEADRINRHLDNIRTQIGKHYQAICDRESYVTAEKVKNAYLGFGEKYRLLLEAFEKFTGDLKKRVGIDRCHGTWNRYYKSIDHLRTFMRKEYNVSDMPLAELEQSFIEQYHVYLKSDLGLKPTTVSGYLKCLKYVVKIAFNNGWMPRNPFSLYQYTAPNPERSFLTEDELRRMMTTELRYKRQDYNRDMFLFSCFTGICYADMASLTYDRIEQDAQGEWWISGNRQKTETRYVVKLLPYALFILNKYRGLTGDGRVFAMSTLDSIDDSLKNIARKCGIDKQLSFHLARHTYATTICLSNGVSLETLSKMLGHKNITTTQIYAKVTPPMIDREVTMLREKLATKFSV